From the genome of Dissulfurirhabdus thermomarina:
ACGAAGGACCTCCCGCCGGGGAATCCCCTCGAACAGGGGCGTGGCCGCCCACAGGCCCGCCACCTCCTCGGCCCACGGGGGTCGGCGGCGGAAGAGGTTGTGCCAGACGGGTGAAGGCGCGGCGGGCGGCGTCATGGGGGCGCTCCTTCCGAGCGCCGCGGCCCGGGAAGACCCGCGGCGCTCACTCTCCTTCTTTTCGGCCGGCCGCCGCCGTTTCTCCACTTCCGGCATCCGCCGCCCGGCCGGACTCCCCGCGGTCACCGCCCCGGGCCACGGGAAGCCCGGCCAGGCGCCACTCCGGGAATCCCTCGGCGAAGCGGCGCGCCGCCACGCCGCCCCGCCGGAGCCGGTCCACCGCCTCGTAGGAGAGGACGCAGTAGGGACCGCGGCAGTAGGCCACCACCTCGCGCCCGGGCGGAAGCCGGTGGAGAAGGCCGTCGATCTCCCGAAGGGGCACGTTGAGGGCCCCGGGGATGTGGCCGGCCTCGAACTCCTCCCGGGGCCGGACGTCGATCAGGGTCACCTCGCCCTCCCGCAGCCGGTGGAGAAGCTCGGCCGCGGACACCGGCTCGAGGCCGTCCAGGGCCGACAAGTACCGGTCCACCAGTTCCTGGACCTCGTCGAGTCGGCGCCGCGCCAGCCGGCGCACGACGTCCACCAGCTCGATGACGGCCTCGTCGGCCACCCGGTAGAAGACCTGGGAGCCCTCCCGCCGGCACGCCGCCAGGCCGGCGCGGCGGAGCACCTGGAGGTGGCGCGAGGTGTTGGCCACGGAGAGGCCGGCCAGCCGCGCCAGGGCCTCCACGGGGCGCTCCCCCTGGGCGAGAAAGTCGAGCAGCTCGAGGCGGCTGGCGTGGCCGAGGGCCTTCCCCACCCGGGCGAACTGCTCGAAGAGGAGACGGCGGACATCGGCGCTTGACATGGAATCTCTGGATGCCATAGAATCTGATTATTCAACAAAAACGTTGAACATCTTGCCGGGAGAGGAGCGCCGGCCCACAAAAAAATGATGGCATCGCAGCAAAAAGTCGCAGGCTGCTGCATTGTTTCGGATGCGCGTCATTGCGGCGTACCCGGCCACACCTCATTCCTCGACATTCTCGCGCCCTGTATGTGGCGATTTTTGCCGAGCCTCCACCCAGAAGACTTTTTACGAGGCCATCAGAAAGGCCGCCGATCGGATGGCTCAGCGAGCATCGCCAAGGACGAGGCGTCGACGGGGTACGCCGCAGCGGCTGCGATGGGAAGCACCGCCGCCAAGCGTCCCGCTTGGTGATTGCCGCGGCGCCATCATACCATGAAGCTCCGCCTCTACCTCAACCACCCCCCGGGCCGCCGCTGACGGGACATCCGGGCCGCGGCCGCGGCCCTCGAGGCACGCTACCCCCTGGAGATCGAGATCGTCCGCCGGCCCGACGTGGACCCGGACCGGCTGCCGGAGCTTCCCGCCTTCCCCGCCGTGGAGATCGACGGCGAGGTGGTCTTCGAACGCCAGGCCGTGACCGAGGCGGCCCTGGAGGCCGCCGTCCGAAAACGCCTGCCGCATCCTTCCAACCCGCCTGGAGGCCGCCCATGATCCATCCCGACGAGGCGAGGTTCTGGACCGCCGTCTTCGCCGTGCTGCTCATCCTCACGGCCGCGGACATGGCCCCCTTCCCGGCCGGCGCCGCGGGGCCGGACCGGCCCGCGACCGCCGCCGGCGCCTACGGCCTTTCCGGAAAGATCGGCGCGGCCCTGGCACAGACCCCCACCGGGACGGGCCCCGGCCGCATCGACCCCCGGGCGCCCCGGGGCTTCGCGGGCATCCCCGGGGCCCCCCGCATCGACTACGCCGCCGCCTTCCTCTGGGCGGTCTGGGTGGGCTGGATCTTCTCCACCGTGGGAGCCTTCGGCGGGATCATGGCCGGGGTCGGCCACCTCACCATATTCGGCCTGGGAGCCTACGCAGCCGCCTTCAAGGGCACCAACCCCACGCTGAACGCCCTCCTCACCGACAGCATCCGGGCCTCGAACCAGGTCCTCGTGGCCGCCGCGGCCCTGATCTCCACCTGGAACTTCCTCCGGATGCGGCGCATCGTGGTCCCCCTGGGCCTCGCCCTGGGCCTCGGCAGCGTGACGGGGGCGGTCCTCATCCCGTGGCTCACCGCGGGGCGCGTGCACCTCCGGGAGTACGTCGGCTACTTCGGCCTGGCCGTCCTGGTGATCGGCGGGTTCCTCTTCTACGGGACCACGGCCCGTGGACGGCGCCGGTCGGCCAAGGCACGGGAGGCCGCCGAGGCCTTCCGCCGGTCCGCCCGGGCGGGGACGGAGGCCGAGGCCGCCTCCGGGGTGCGCCTGGAACGGTTCTCTCCCACCCGGGTGGAGTTCCGGTTCTCGGGGGTCCCCTTCGGCTTCAACCCTCTCCTCGCCGCGGCGGGCGGGCTGGTCATCGCCGGCCTGTCGGCCTTTCTCGGGATCGGGGGCGGTTTTCTCTACGTCCCCTTCATGACCGGGGTGGTGGGGCTCCCCATGTTCATCGTGGCGGGGACCTCGGCCCTGGCGGTGCTGCTCAGCATGGTGGTCAGCCTCTTCACCTACGTGGTGGTGAAGGGGACCTTCCTGAGCTGGAGCCTCGTCGGGGCGGAGACCGCAGGCGTCATCGCCGGGGCCATGATCGGGCCGCGGACGCAGAAATACATCCCCGACCTCTGGCTGAAGCGGATCTTCGTGGTGCTCGCCCTCTACGTGGGACTCCGGTACTTCAGCAAGGGCTTCTTCGGGCAGAGCTGGCTGCCGCCCTACTGAGCCGGCCTCAGGCCGCCGCCACCTCCACCGGCTCGCCGATCCAGGTACCGTGGAGGTTGCAGTGCTCCACCGCTTCGAGCCGGGCAGGGCGATCGATCCGGATCCGGAAGCGGGCCTCGGGGGCGGCCACGCCGCCCACCGGGTAGGTCACCCGTCCCACCTCGGCCCCGTCCACCCGGAGGGCGATCCAGGTGATCCAGTGCTTGGCGGCCGAGGGATGGGTCACCCGGTATCCCACCCGCACCTTCACGTCGAACCAGTCCCCCGCCTTGACACGGGCGGGGGCCTCAATGCCCGGGACGTGCTTCTGTTCGAGGACCGACGGACTGTGGGGGTCCGAGAGACGGCGGAGGCCTTCCACGGCCTCCGGCGGCGCCCCCGCACCGGCCCGCCCGGCACCGGCGGCCGCCAAGACGGCCGCGGCGGTTCCCACGAGAAATTCCCTGCGCTTCATGATCGGACCCGTCCTTTCCGCGGCCCCCTTCGCGGGGCACCGCGATCCCGGCCGGGGGTTCAACGCCCCGGCGCCGGGTTGGTCAATTCCCTGCCCTTCTCCCGCAAGACCTCGCCCCCCTTCTCGAGGATCGCGCCGCCGGTCTGCTTGAGCCGTTTCTCCAGCGGCTGGCGGGCGAAGGGATTGCGGAAGAGGGGCTCGTCCCGGCCGAGGTTGACCCCCATCCAGAGACCGAACAAAAGGCCGACGACCAGGCCGGCCAGGAAGATCTTGAGCCGCTTCATGCCGTTGCCTCCGGCAGCCCGGGTCCTACCGGACCTCGATCTTCACGCCGCAGACGTCCCCGTCCGGCGAGGGGGTGAAGCCCACCTCGAACATCCGGGGCGTTCCGCACATCTTGACCAGCCAGACCTCGCGCCAGGCGTCCCCCTCGGACGCCGGGCCGACGGGTTTCGCCTGTACTGGCGTCACCTCCGCGCACCCCCCCGCCCGGCGGAGGAGCGCCACCACCCGGTACCGGAGGAAAAGGTTCGCCCGGCTCCCGGGAAAGCGGAGAAGCGCCACCTCTGCCGCGTCGTCGCCGCCCTCCCCTGCGATGGCCGGGACGGTCGGCGCGGCGACGCCCCCCGCCGCCGGCGGGGTCGGGTCGGCCGCCTCGGCGGGCGACGAAGCCGGCGCCGCCTCCTTCGGGGCCGCCGCGGATGGGGCCGGGCGCACGTCCCGGGCCCCGGCCTCGCGCAGGAGTCGCGCGATGTCGTGGTAGCCCTCCCGCTCGGCGATCATGAGGGCCGACCAACCGGACCGGTACCGGGCGTTGGGATCGGCCCCCTCGGAAAGCAGCCGGGCCACCGTGGGGGTGTCCCCCGTCTCCACGGCGGCGAGGAGCTGGCGGCGGGGGGTCTGGGCGGCGCAGGCGGCGAGGAGCAGGAAGACCCCCAGGGCCGCGGCGAAGCCGATACGATGCACCATCTGTGAGACCTCCGCTTCGGGCCGGGCGGCGGAAACACCGCGCGGGCCCGGTGTTGGCCCCATGATGCCCCGGATGGAACGCAATGGCAAGGTCCGCCGGAGCTGGCCCGGGAACCGGGGACAGAAAATGGCCGGTAAAGCGGCCTTTCCGCTTGCCAGTGCGGGAGATTCCGCATAATAATGGCTCCAGCGTATCAGCTCCCGCACACCCGTCCCATGCTGAATCCCACCGGCCACCACCTCCGCCGCTTCGTCCTCTTCATGCTGGCGGGCGCCCTGGCCGTACTCGCCGCCGCCTGGGTCACCAGCCTGGTCCGTCTCCAGCGGGCCCACCTGCTGGCATCCGCCCGGCGGGCCCTGGGGAACGTGGTGGAATTCTGGCCCCACGAGTACCGGGACCAGGCCCGGCTCCTCGAGGCCTACCTGGGCGAGATCCAAAGCGACCCGGCCCTGGCCGCGGCCTTCCGCTCCGGCGACCGGGCCCGCCTCCTCGCCGCCGCCCGCCCCCGCTTCCGGCAGATGCGGCGCCGTTCCGGGGTCACCCACTTCTACTTCATCCGCCCGGACGGGACCTGCTTCCTCCGGGTCCACAAGCCCGACCGGAACGGGGACCGGATCGACCGCTTCACCCTCCGCCAGGCCATGGAGACCGGCGCCGTGGCCGCCGGGGTGGAACTCGGCCCCCTGGGCACCCTGACCCTCCGGGTGGTGGCCCCCTGGCGCACGGGCACGCGTCTCATCGGCTTCGTGGAGCTCGGGACGGAGGCCCAGTACCTCGCCGAGGCCCTCCACCGGGCCCTGGGCGTGGACCTCATCTTCACCGTGGACAAGTCGCTGCTCCGGAAGGCGGACTGGGCGGCCGGCATGCGCATGCTGGGCCACCCGGCGGACTGGGACCGTTTCCGGGAGGCGGCGATGGTGGGCGGGACCCTGGCCGCCCTCCCGGCCGCGCTCCCGGACATCGAGTCCCTCCCGTTTCTGGACGGGCAGGCGGAACCCGCCATAGTGGAGGCCGGCGGCCGCACCGTGGCCGCGGGCCTCCTCCCCCTCCAGGACGCCCGCCACCGGGAGATCGGGACCCTCTTGGTCCTCAAGGACGTCTCCTTCGAGGTGGCCCAGATCCGCCGCCACCTCGTGGTCTTCGGCGCCATCACCGCCGGGGTGGGGACGCTGCTCCTCGCCGTGTTCTTCGTCCTCGGCGGCCGGATCGAGCAGCGCCTGCGGAACGCCTGGCTCGCCCTCCAGGAGGAAAACGAGGCCCGCCGCCGGGCCGAGGCGGAGCTCCGCCGCCACCGGGACCGCCTGGAGGAGATGGTCGCCCGGCGGACCCGGGACCTCGAGGCGGCCAACGGGCAGCTGCGGCGGGCGGAGGCCGACGCCCGAGACGCCCACGCCGAGCTGGCGCAGGTCTTCGAGGCCACCGGGAACGGGATCCGGGTGATCGGCCGGGACTGCCGCGTCGTCCGGGTGAACCGGGCCTTTCTCCGGATCGCCGGGGGGGCGGCCGGGGACTGGGTGGGCCGCCCCTGCCGGGAGCACCTCCCGTGCCCGGACTGCGGCGCGCGGCGCTGCTGCCTCCAGGAGGGACCGGCGGCGGTGCGGACCGGGGACTTCGAGATGGAGGTCCCCCGGGCGGGGGGTGAGCGCGCCTACTGCGTGGTGGCCACCACCCCCCTCCACGACGCCGAGGGGCGGCTTGTGGGCGTGGTCCAGTCCTTCCACGACATCACCCACCGCCGCCGGGCCGAGGAGGAGATCCGGCGGGCCAAGGAGGAATGGGACCGGACCTTCGACGCCATCGGGGACGTGGTGACCCTGCACGACCCCGAGATGCGCCTCCTCCGCGTCAACCGCGCGGCCTGCGACCTCTTCGGCGCCACCCCGGAGGACCTCGTCGGCCGCCACTGTCACGAGATCTTCCGGGGCGCCCCCGAACCCTGCCCGGGCTGCCCCGTGGCGGCGGCCCTGGCAAACCACTCGCCCCACGCCGTGGAGATCACCCACCCCAACCTCGGCAAGGTCTTCCTCGTCACGGCCTCCCCGGTCATGGACCCGGAGGGCCGGCTCTCCCAGGTGGTGCACATCGCCCGGGACGTGACCCGGATCAAGAAGATGGAGGCCGAACTCCGCCAGGCCCAGAAGATGGAGGCGGTGGGCATCCTCTCCGGGGGCGTGGCCCACGACTTCAACAACATCCTCACCGGGATCGGGGGCTACACCGACCTCTGCCTCGCCGCCCAGGCCGCGGACTCGCCCCTGCGCCACCACCTGGAACAGATCCTCGCCCTGGTCCGGCGGGGGGCGGACCTCACCCGCCAGCTCCTGGCCTTCAGCCGGAAGCAGCCCCTGGACCGCCGCCCCCTCGACCTCAACCGGGTCGTCTCGGACGTGGCCCGGATGCTCGCCCGCGTCCTCGGGGACGACGTCCGCCTGGAGGTGACGACGGCCCCCGGCCTTTCCCCCGTGATGGGGGACCGGGCCCAGCTGGAGCAGGTCCTGGTGAACATGGCGGTGAACGCCCGGGACGCCATGCCCGAGGGCGGCACCCTCACCATCGCCACCGGCGCCCGCCGGATCGCGCCCGGGGACGACGTCCCCCGGAAACTCCCCCCGGGCGACTACGTGGAGCTCGTGGTCCGGGACACCGGCGTCGGCATGGACGAGGCGGTGCTGGAGCAGATCTTCGAACCCTTCTTCACCACGAAGGACGTGGGCAAGGGAACGGGCCTCGGCCTGGCCACGGCTTACGGGATCGTCGAACAGCACGGGGGCACCATCACGGTGGAGAGCGCCCCCGGCCGGGGGACCACCTTCCGCGTCTACCTCCCGGCCGGGGGGGACGTCCCCGGCGCCGAGGAGGCGGCGGCCGGGCCCGGCGCGGAGCCCCCCCGGGGGTCGGGCACCATCCTCCTCGTGGAGGACGAGCCGGCGATCCGGCAGATGTTCGTCTCGGCCCTCCAGGGCTTCGGCTACACCGTGCTCCCGGCGGCCGACCCGGACGAGGCGGAGGACCTCCTCCGGCGGCACCGCGATGCGGTGGACCTCCTCGTGACGGACATCAAGATGCCGGGGCGGAACGGGATCGAACTTCACCGGGCCCTCGGCCGGGAGCGGCCCGGGCTCAAGGTGATCTTCATGTCGGGCTACGCCGACGCCGCGCTCCTCGACGAGGCCTTTCCGGCGGACGCCCGCCCGCCCTTCCTCCCCAAGCCCTTCCCGCCCTCGGAGCTGGCCCGGGTCATCCGGGAGGTCCTCGCCGGCGGCTAGGCGGCCGCCTTCAGGGCAGGGTCTCCACCGACGCGAAGGCGGGCTCGTGGAGCGGCACGAGGATGTCCGCCATGTCCCTCACCCGCCGGACGATGTCGTAGGCCTCGTAGACGTTGACGTGGGTCCCCGGCGGGATCACCTCCATCTCCATGGCCGTCACGCGCTTGGGCGGGAAGAAGTTTTCGCGGATCACGCAGAAGCCGGTGATGGCCGCCGTTCCGGAGGGGGTCTCCACGAAGACGGTCATCCCGCCCTCCGTGTGGGCCGGCGTGTGGACCATCCGGATGCCCGGGAGCACCTCCGTGTCCTCGGCCAGCGGCCGGATCTGCCCGTTGGCCTCCACGTCGAGGATGTAGTCCTCGAGGTAGCGGAAGTCCAGGGGGTGCGGGTCGTGGGCCCGGGCCAGCTCCCGCTCGTGGACGTAGAAGACGGCGTTTTCGCACTTGAAGTCGTTTTCGCAGTGGTCGTTGTGGAGGTGGGTGTGGATGACCACGTCGATGTCCCCGGGCGCCAGGCCGAACCGGGCCAGCCCCTCCTCGAAGGTGTGGATCCTGCCCCCGATGGCCCGCTCGCGGTCCTCGGAGACGATGGGGCTCAGTTCCCCCGTGTCCACCAGGATCCGCCGGTCGCCGCCCTCGAGGTACCAGGCGTAGATGGGGATGGTGTAGGGGGTGCCGTAGTCGTGCTGGTAGGTCATCATGCCCTTGTCGAAGATCTTCGTACCCAGGACGATGGGATGGATGCGGTAGGTGGCCATGGGAATGACGCTCCCCCGTGTTCGAGCCGGAAGGATCCCGCGGGCGCCGGGCGCGCCGGCGACGCGCCCGGTCCCCTAGCCTTGGCCAAGCCGAAAGAGCGCCAGGTAGGTCCAGGGACCGGCGTCCGTCACGGCCCGGCGGCGGAACCCGTGGACCGCCGCCCGGGAGGCAACCTCGTCCGGACCGAGCCGGAGCGCAAGGGGAGGCCCCGGGGGGCCCTCCACCGTGCGGAACTCCACCACGGCCAGCCGCCCCCCGGGCCGGAGGACCCGGGCCGCTTCGGCCAGGGCCGCGCGGCCCCGGCCGTCGGCGGCGAGATCGTGCAGGACCGTGGCCATCAAGACGGCGTCCACGCCGGCGTCGACAAGCGGCAGGCGGCCCGCGTCGGCCACGTGGGCCGTCACGTTTCGAAGCCCCGCCGCCTCGGCCCGGCGGGAGAGCTCCGCCACCCCGTCGGCCCAGAGATCCACGGCCACCACCGCGGCCTCCGGGTGCCGACGGGCGGCCGCGAGGGCGTAGTTACCCACCCCGCAGCCGAGATCGAGCAGGGTCTCCCCGGGACGAAGCGCGAGGGCGGCGAAGACCGCCTCCGTGTCCACCAGGTCGAAGCTGCTCTTCCCGGCGGCGGTGGGCAGGGTGCCGTGCGAGTGCGGCATGGGGACCTCCTGGCGCCGCGGCCGCCCGCCCGGGGCGACCGCCTGGCGGCTCCAGTCTAGCGCCCCCGGCGACGCACCGCAAAGGCCGCGGGATCGGCTCGCCCCCAAGATGCGGCGGTGCGGGAAGTCTCAGGGACCGGCGCCCCCGGCGCAGCGGAAGCGGAGGGCCGAGCGGATGCCGATCCGGTCCGGGAAGGGCCGACCCGGGCGGCACCGGGCCGCAAAGCGCAGGTTGACCGCCGCCAGGGCCGTGTTCAGGCGGCGAAGCGAGATCACCGCGTCCCCGGCGAGGTCCGTCACCCCGCGAAAGTTCCGCGGGCAGAAGGCCACGGCGGGCGCGGCGCCCGCCTCGCTCGGGGCGTCGTCGAGGAGGAGGGGCAGACCCTGGGTCCGGCAGATGACGGGCCGCGCCTCGTAGAGGGCGCAAGCGCCGTCCACCAGGAGCGGGCAGCCGCCCGGGCCGGCGGCCGCCACGGCCTCGCGGGCCGGCCCCGGGGGCATGCGGGCGAAGGCATCGGCCAGGGCCGCCGCCTCCACCGGGAAGACGGACAGCTCCGTGCAACAGTCGTGGCAGCCCCGGCGGCAGGCGATGAACCGGCCGTAGCGCTCCCGGATGCGGCGACAGAGGGCGTCGACGCGCCCGCGGAGGGCGAGGTAGTCGGCGAGCAGCGGCCGGTGCCCGGGGGCCGTCACGGGCGGGGCCGCCCCCTAGGCCTCGAAGGGGTTTCTGAGCAGCAGGGTCTGGTCCCGGCCGGGGCCCACGGAGACCAGGGCCACCGGCACGCCGGCGATCTCCTCCATGGCGCGGAGGTAGTCCCGGGCGGCGGGGGGGAGGTCGTCCAGGCCGGCCACCCCCGAAAGGTCCTCGCGCCAGCCGGAAAGCTCCTCGTACACCGGGCTCAGCCGCTCCACCTGGCGGATGTTGGCGGGCATGGAGGTGACGGGACGCCCGTCCACCTCGTAGCGCCGGCAGAGCTTGAGTGGATCGAGCCCGCTCAGGACGTCGAGCTTGGTGACGGCCAAGCCGTCGAGGCCGTTGAGCCGTACGGCGTCCTGGAGGACCACGCCGTCGAGCCAACCGCAGCGGCGCCGCCGCCCCGTGGTGGCCCCGAACTCCGCCCCGCGCTCCTGCAGGTGATCCCCCACCGCGTCCTCGAGCTCCGTGGGGAAGGGGCCGCCGCCCACCCGGGTGGTGTAGGCCTTGCAGATGCCCAGCACGTAGTCCACCCGGCTCGGCCCGATGCCGGCCCCGGCGCAGGCCCCGCCCGCCACGGTGTTGGAACTGGTGACGTAGGGGTACGTCCCGTGGTCGACGTCGAGCTGGGTGCCCTGCGCCCCCTCGAAGAGGACGTGGCGCCCCGCCCGGCGGGCCTCGTCGATGAGGACCGAGACGTTGGCCGCGAAGGGGGCGAGCCGCTCCGCGTAGGCCATGTACTCGTCGTAGATGGCCCCGGCGTCCAGGGGTTCGGCTCCGTAGCGCCGGGTGAGGAGGAAGTTCTTCTCGCGCACGTTCTCCTCGAGCTTCTCCCGGAAGAGGTCCGGGTCGAGGAGATCCGCCACCTTGATGCCGGTCCGGACGATCTTGTCCTCGTAGCAGGGGCCGATGCCCCGGCCCGTGGTGCCGATCTTCCGGCCGCCGGACTTGGCCGCCTCCCGGGCGTGGTCGAGGGCCCGGTGGTAGGGCAGGATGAGGTGGGTGTTCTCGCTGACGCGGAGCCGATCGGGGGTCACGGGGCGGTCCCGGGCGGCCAGCTCGTCGAGTTCCCCGATGAGCACCGCCGGGTCGAGGACCACGCCGTTGCCGACGAGGCACAGCTTGTCGGGGTAGAGGATCCCCGAGGGGATGAGGTGGAAGATGAACTTCTCCCCGCCCACGAGCAGGGTGTGGCCCGCGTTGTTGCCCCCCTGGAAGCGCACGATGACGTCCGCGTGGCGGGTGAGCAGGTCCACCACCTTTCCCTTCCCCTCGTCCCCCCACTGGGTCCCGACGACGACGACTGTGGCCATGGCGCGCCTCCCCTTTACTTTTGGCGCCCGGCAGGATACTTAACCAGGAGGCGAAAGTCAAACGATCCCCGCAGCCAGACACCCCGAAGACGCCCATTCCATGGACAAAAACGACCACCGCGACGCCGTCCGCCGGGAGGCGTTCGCGGCGCCGGTCTTCCTCATCGACGGAAGCTCCTACCTCTACCGGGCCTACTTCGCCATCCGCCAGGATCTCACCACCCGGTCCGGTTTCCCCACCAAGGCCGTCCTCGGGGTGACCAACATGCTCTGGAAGGTCCTCCGAGAGAAGGACCCGGCCTACGTGGCCGTGGCCTGGGACGCCAAGGGCCCCACCTTCCGCCACGGGATCTACCCCGACTACAAGGTCAACCGCCCCGCCATGCCCGACGACCTCCAGCTCCAGGTCCCCCGGGTCCGCGAGGTGGTGGAGGCCCTGGGGCTCCCCCAGCTCGAGGTCCCGGGCTACGAGGCCGACGACATCATCGCCACCCTGGTGGAGCGGCTCCGGGACCACCCCGTGCTCGTCGTCTCGGGGGACAAGGACCTCCAGCAGCTCCTCGGCCCCCGGGTCACCCTCTGGGACCCGATGAAGGACGAGGTCCTGGACCTCGAGGCCCTTCGCCGCCGGACCGGCCTCGACCCGGAACGCCTCCGGGACGTCATGGCCCTTTCCGGCGACACCAGCGACAACATCCCCGGCGTCCCCGGGGTGGGCCCGAAGACCGCCCTCCGCCTGATCCGGGAATTCGGCTCCCTGGACCGCCTGCTGGAGAGGGTGGACGAGATCCCGCAGAAGGGCCTGCGCGAGAAGATCCGGGCCGCCGCCGGCGACCTCCCCCTCTGGCGGCGGCTCGTGACCCTGGCCACCGACGTCCCCGTCCCCGGCGAGGTCGAGGCCTACCGGCGCCGGCCGCCCGACACGGAGCGGCTCCGCGCCCTCTTCCAGGAGCTGGGCTTCACCCGGCTCCTGCGCGAGATGGTCCCCGACCAGCGGATCGACGAGGCGGCCTACGAGGTGGTGCGGGACGAGGCGGCCCTCCGCGACTGGGCCGAGCGGGCCCGGCGGGCCGAGCTCCTCACCCTGGACACCGAGACCACCAGCGAGATCCCCATGCAGGCCCGGCTGGTGGGCATCTCCCTCTGCATCACCCCGCCGGCGGCGGCCTACATCCCCGTGGCCCACGACGGGGCCGGCCCCCAGCTCTCCCTGGAACGGGTGATCGAGGCCCTCGGCCCGGTCCTCGCCGACCCCGATGTCCCCAAGCTCGGGCAGAACATCAAGTACGACCGGATCGTCCTGGCCCGCCACGGCGTGGAGCTGCGGGGCATCGCCGGCGACACCATGGTGGCCTCGTACCTCCTGGACCCCTCGCGCCGGCGCCACAACCTGAACGACCTCGCCCAGGAGTTCCTCGGCCACACCATGACCACCTTCAAGGAGGTCACCGCCGGGCAGACGGGACGCCCCGACTTCCGGAAGGTCCCCGTGGAGAAGGCCGCGGCCTATGCCTGCGAAGACGCCCATGCCACGGCCCTCGTCCACGAGCGCCTGGTCCCCCGGCTCAAAGAACACGGCCTCTGGGAACTCTACCGGGAGATCGAGGTCCCCCTCATCGAGGTCCTGGCCCGGATGGAGATGGCCGGAATCCTCGTGGACGCGGAGGGGCTCGACCGGCTGGCCGACGAGTTCGCCGAGCGCCTCGCGGCCCTGGAGCAGGACATCCACCGGGCCGCCGGGACCCCCTTCAACGTGAACTCGCCCCGCCAGCTCTCCGAGATCCTCTTCGACCGCCTGAAGCTCCCGAAGGGGAAGAAGACCCGGAAGCGGACCGCAGCCTCCACCGACGTGGAGGTGCTCACGGAACTGGCCGAGCGCCACGAGCTCCCCGCCCTGGTCCTCGCCTACCGGAACCTGGCCAAGCTCCGCTCCACCTACGTGGAGGGCCTCCGGCGCATGATCCACCCGGAGACCGGCCGGGTTCACACCTCCTTCAACCAGACCGTGACCGCCACCGGGCGCCTGTCCTCCAGCGAGCCGAACCTCCAGAACATCCCCGTGCGCACCGAGGAAGGCCGGCGCATCCGGGCCCTCTTCCGGGCCGCCCCCGGCCACGTGCTCCTCTCCGCCGACTACTCCCAGATCGACCTCCGGGTCCTGGCCCACTACTCCGGCGACGCGGCCCTGCTCGCCGCCTTCCGCGCCGGGGCCGACATCCACCGGCGGACCGCCGCCGAGATCTTCGACGTCCACCCCGACCTCGTGACCCCGGAGATGCGCCGGGTGGCCAAGACCGTGAACTTCGGTATCATCTATGGGATGAGCGCCTACGGGCTCGCCAAGGAACTCCGGGTCCCGCAGAAGGAGGCCCAGGGCTTCATCGACCGCTACTTCGCCCGCTACCCGGGGGTCCGGCGCTACATGGAAGA
Proteins encoded in this window:
- a CDS encoding ArsR/SmtB family transcription factor, producing the protein MSSADVRRLLFEQFARVGKALGHASRLELLDFLAQGERPVEALARLAGLSVANTSRHLQVLRRAGLAACRREGSQVFYRVADEAVIELVDVVRRLARRRLDEVQELVDRYLSALDGLEPVSAAELLHRLREGEVTLIDVRPREEFEAGHIPGALNVPLREIDGLLHRLPPGREVVAYCRGPYCVLSYEAVDRLRRGGVAARRFAEGFPEWRLAGLPVARGGDRGESGRAADAGSGETAAAGRKEGE
- a CDS encoding sulfite exporter TauE/SafE family protein, translating into MIHPDEARFWTAVFAVLLILTAADMAPFPAGAAGPDRPATAAGAYGLSGKIGAALAQTPTGTGPGRIDPRAPRGFAGIPGAPRIDYAAAFLWAVWVGWIFSTVGAFGGIMAGVGHLTIFGLGAYAAAFKGTNPTLNALLTDSIRASNQVLVAAAALISTWNFLRMRRIVVPLGLALGLGSVTGAVLIPWLTAGRVHLREYVGYFGLAVLVIGGFLFYGTTARGRRRSAKAREAAEAFRRSARAGTEAEAASGVRLERFSPTRVEFRFSGVPFGFNPLLAAAGGLVIAGLSAFLGIGGGFLYVPFMTGVVGLPMFIVAGTSALAVLLSMVVSLFTYVVVKGTFLSWSLVGAETAGVIAGAMIGPRTQKYIPDLWLKRIFVVLALYVGLRYFSKGFFGQSWLPPY
- a CDS encoding desulfoferrodoxin family protein yields the protein MKRREFLVGTAAAVLAAAGAGRAGAGAPPEAVEGLRRLSDPHSPSVLEQKHVPGIEAPARVKAGDWFDVKVRVGYRVTHPSAAKHWITWIALRVDGAEVGRVTYPVGGVAAPEARFRIRIDRPARLEAVEHCNLHGTWIGEPVEVAAA
- a CDS encoding ankyrin repeat domain-containing protein; amino-acid sequence: MVHRIGFAAALGVFLLLAACAAQTPRRQLLAAVETGDTPTVARLLSEGADPNARYRSGWSALMIAEREGYHDIARLLREAGARDVRPAPSAAAPKEAAPASSPAEAADPTPPAAGGVAAPTVPAIAGEGGDDAAEVALLRFPGSRANLFLRYRVVALLRRAGGCAEVTPVQAKPVGPASEGDAWREVWLVKMCGTPRMFEVGFTPSPDGDVCGVKIEVR
- a CDS encoding PAS domain-containing protein; the encoded protein is MLNPTGHHLRRFVLFMLAGALAVLAAAWVTSLVRLQRAHLLASARRALGNVVEFWPHEYRDQARLLEAYLGEIQSDPALAAAFRSGDRARLLAAARPRFRQMRRRSGVTHFYFIRPDGTCFLRVHKPDRNGDRIDRFTLRQAMETGAVAAGVELGPLGTLTLRVVAPWRTGTRLIGFVELGTEAQYLAEALHRALGVDLIFTVDKSLLRKADWAAGMRMLGHPADWDRFREAAMVGGTLAALPAALPDIESLPFLDGQAEPAIVEAGGRTVAAGLLPLQDARHREIGTLLVLKDVSFEVAQIRRHLVVFGAITAGVGTLLLAVFFVLGGRIEQRLRNAWLALQEENEARRRAEAELRRHRDRLEEMVARRTRDLEAANGQLRRAEADARDAHAELAQVFEATGNGIRVIGRDCRVVRVNRAFLRIAGGAAGDWVGRPCREHLPCPDCGARRCCLQEGPAAVRTGDFEMEVPRAGGERAYCVVATTPLHDAEGRLVGVVQSFHDITHRRRAEEEIRRAKEEWDRTFDAIGDVVTLHDPEMRLLRVNRAACDLFGATPEDLVGRHCHEIFRGAPEPCPGCPVAAALANHSPHAVEITHPNLGKVFLVTASPVMDPEGRLSQVVHIARDVTRIKKMEAELRQAQKMEAVGILSGGVAHDFNNILTGIGGYTDLCLAAQAADSPLRHHLEQILALVRRGADLTRQLLAFSRKQPLDRRPLDLNRVVSDVARMLARVLGDDVRLEVTTAPGLSPVMGDRAQLEQVLVNMAVNARDAMPEGGTLTIATGARRIAPGDDVPRKLPPGDYVELVVRDTGVGMDEAVLEQIFEPFFTTKDVGKGTGLGLATAYGIVEQHGGTITVESAPGRGTTFRVYLPAGGDVPGAEEAAAGPGAEPPRGSGTILLVEDEPAIRQMFVSALQGFGYTVLPAADPDEAEDLLRRHRDAVDLLVTDIKMPGRNGIELHRALGRERPGLKVIFMSGYADAALLDEAFPADARPPFLPKPFPPSELARVIREVLAGG
- a CDS encoding N-acyl homoserine lactonase family protein — protein: MATYRIHPIVLGTKIFDKGMMTYQHDYGTPYTIPIYAWYLEGGDRRILVDTGELSPIVSEDRERAIGGRIHTFEEGLARFGLAPGDIDVVIHTHLHNDHCENDFKCENAVFYVHERELARAHDPHPLDFRYLEDYILDVEANGQIRPLAEDTEVLPGIRMVHTPAHTEGGMTVFVETPSGTAAITGFCVIRENFFPPKRVTAMEMEVIPPGTHVNVYEAYDIVRRVRDMADILVPLHEPAFASVETLP